In Caloramator mitchellensis, one DNA window encodes the following:
- a CDS encoding GerMN domain-containing protein: MICLKKLFIVIMVFLLLISCVKNIPTPNQNNTPNTTQKKYTLKDYYPFISDRRMKYQGIGNEYAEKDVYVDFINDNRIQLRVLNPGTILAQVLEIKDGELRLIKSQEEFYYRDYLIDSQNSSPEILLKEPLEKGTAWNTPEGKRYISEVNKKISTPSGEYEALEVTTEGKDYKTYDYYVLNIGLVKTVFESGENKIETNLEKIETGVPVIHSLRVYYPDFLNERIIFKEEKISYKTNETFKDKLETLLKNTPDDKLSKILGSNSKINNVYLNVEENKVYIDLSKEFISDMNAGSSLESMILQSLVNTLGSYYSVEKVFISLDGKPYESGHIAIKEGEFFKVDYKNTVEIK, encoded by the coding sequence GTGATTTGTTTGAAAAAATTATTTATAGTGATTATGGTCTTTCTATTGCTTATATCATGTGTAAAAAATATACCTACACCTAATCAAAATAACACCCCAAATACTACACAAAAAAAATATACATTAAAAGATTATTACCCTTTCATATCTGATAGAAGGATGAAGTATCAAGGTATAGGAAATGAATATGCCGAGAAGGATGTTTATGTGGATTTTATAAATGACAATAGAATCCAACTTAGAGTTTTAAATCCAGGCACTATATTAGCACAAGTTTTGGAGATAAAAGATGGTGAACTTAGACTTATTAAGTCCCAAGAAGAATTTTATTACAGAGACTATTTAATTGATTCACAAAACTCTAGCCCAGAAATATTATTAAAGGAACCCTTAGAGAAGGGGACAGCTTGGAATACGCCTGAAGGCAAAAGATATATTTCAGAAGTTAACAAGAAAATTTCTACTCCCTCAGGAGAATACGAAGCATTAGAAGTTACTACAGAAGGTAAGGATTATAAAACTTACGACTACTATGTTTTAAATATTGGTCTTGTAAAAACTGTTTTTGAATCTGGTGAAAACAAAATAGAAACAAATCTTGAAAAGATTGAAACTGGCGTTCCAGTAATACATTCTTTAAGGGTTTATTATCCAGACTTCTTAAACGAGAGAATTATCTTTAAAGAGGAAAAAATATCGTATAAAACAAATGAAACTTTTAAAGATAAGTTAGAAACTTTATTAAAGAATACTCCTGATGATAAGTTGAGCAAAATATTAGGTTCAAACTCAAAAATAAACAACGTTTATCTAAATGTCGAGGAAAACAAGGTTTATATCGACCTATCTAAAGAATTTATAAGTGATATGAATGCTGGTTCTTCCTTAGAATCAATGATACTTCAAAGCCTGGTTAACACCCTTGGAAGCTACTATAGTGTTGAAAAAGTTTTTATTTCACTTGATGGTAAACCATATGAATCAGGTCATATCGCGATTAAAGAAGGAGAATTCTTTAAAGTAGACTATAAAAACACAGTTGAAATAAAGTAA
- a CDS encoding SLAC1 anion channel family protein, which translates to MKDSRIKNFPISFFSVIMGLAGYTIATQKTESLFNLFKLSNYIAYTNLTLFIIISALYIIKTAVFSNEVKYDLNHPVKMAFVPTISIAMLLLSISFLEISSNISRVLFFIGAPLHLILSLITITKWIQHPKFQIQHFNPAWFVPILGNLLVPIAGVKFINKEILWFFFSIGIVFWVPFLSILLYRVIFHNNLSEKLMPTLFILLAPPSVAFVSYMKLVENIDNFAKVLYSFALFTLLLIVFQYNLFTKIKFYLSWWAYIFPLSSFSIASYLVFSKTKFVFYKYTFIIIFIVVSVLTIIIAIKTLRAIFNKEICIEEE; encoded by the coding sequence ATGAAGGATTCGCGAATTAAGAATTTTCCAATCTCATTTTTCTCAGTCATTATGGGTTTAGCTGGATATACTATCGCTACACAAAAAACGGAATCACTTTTTAATTTATTTAAACTAAGCAATTATATTGCTTATACTAATTTAACTCTTTTTATTATAATATCTGCTCTATATATTATAAAAACAGCAGTTTTCTCTAATGAAGTGAAATATGATTTAAATCATCCGGTAAAAATGGCATTTGTTCCAACCATCTCAATAGCAATGCTATTATTGAGCATTAGTTTTTTAGAGATAAGTTCAAATATATCACGAGTATTATTTTTTATTGGAGCACCATTACATTTAATATTATCATTAATAACCATCACAAAGTGGATTCAACATCCAAAATTTCAAATTCAGCATTTTAATCCAGCATGGTTTGTTCCAATACTCGGAAATTTATTAGTTCCTATTGCAGGTGTTAAATTTATAAATAAAGAAATATTATGGTTTTTCTTTAGTATAGGCATTGTTTTTTGGGTGCCATTCCTCTCTATCCTTCTGTATAGAGTAATTTTTCACAATAATTTATCCGAAAAATTAATGCCAACATTGTTCATTTTGTTAGCCCCTCCATCTGTTGCTTTTGTTTCTTATATGAAGCTTGTTGAGAACATCGATAATTTTGCTAAGGTATTATATTCATTTGCTTTGTTTACTTTATTACTGATTGTATTCCAATACAACTTATTCACTAAAATCAAGTTTTATTTATCGTGGTGGGCTTATATTTTCCCTCTATCGTCATTTTCAATAGCATCCTACTTAGTCTTTAGTAAAACTAAATTTGTTTTCTATAAATACACTTTCATCATTATTTTTATAGTAGTTTCTGTTCTTACTATAATTATTGCGATTAAGACTTTAAGGGCAATTTTCAATAAAGAAATATGCATTGAAGAGGAATAA
- a CDS encoding insulinase family protein: MEVNNIYKGFRLYEIRDIKEINSKAYIFEHEKTGARLLKIQNEDDNKVFSISFRTPPSDSTGVPHIIEHSVLCGSRKFPVKEPFVELIKGSLQTFLNAMTYPDKTMYPVASKNEKDFFNLMDVYLDAVFYPNIYQSPEILMQEGWHYELLNKEDELVYRGVVYNEMKGAFSSPEAILFRRISETLYPDTTYGVESGGDPDHIPELTYEEFIDFHKKFYHPSNSYIYLYGNGDVEKELEFIDNYLKEFERTEVYSEIEVQPPFEEIKEIEMEYPIAKDDDEREKTFLSLNFAMGDARNVEESTALEILEHILLGTFASPLKKALIDAGLGKDVFGSYEGSILQPMFSIIVKGSEIDKKEKFKEVVFSTLKNLVRDGIDKKLIEASINKKEFEMREAEHDSAPKGLLFGIKLMNSWLYDGHPTAYLEYDVPLQNIKKALTERYFEDLIEKYLLNNKHASVLILKPKKGLLDEKERTLKEKLQEIKKSMTDEEIQKIIDNTKNLLKRQETPDSKEALETIPLLSIKDIDRKAEKLPMSEKNVDGVKYLYHPVFTNKIAYTNFYFDLDKIDVNLLPYVSLLANLLGKVDTENYTYEELAKEIDINIGGIKIYPQMVERIDNIDEFKPILVVESKSLMDKLPKMLELVGEIINKSKFDNSKKIREIIQQTKSRLEMAIIEKGHTVALKRLSSYISKAGKINEIMTGIEFYKVIANIEKNYENMQDELIHNLNKVKDAIFNINNLLLSLTCEEKDENLYTENIHFVLSDLKKDNLVKANYDLTVSKDNEGLLTQANVQYVAKGYNYRKLGYNYNGAMQVLRTIISLDYLWNKVRVQGGAYGCFMNIERNGTINFASYRDPNIKETLRAYDDVPKYIETIEVDEREMTKYIIGTMSKYDYPLNPFMKGRVSDEQYMRGITYDDIQREREEVLDSTLDTIKEAKEMLSEMLKQEYICVLGNENKIRENENIFNKLVKVFE, from the coding sequence ATGGAAGTAAATAATATTTATAAGGGCTTTAGGCTTTATGAAATAAGGGATATTAAAGAAATAAATTCAAAGGCATACATATTTGAGCATGAAAAAACCGGTGCAAGGCTTTTGAAAATTCAAAATGAAGACGACAATAAGGTTTTTTCCATTTCCTTCAGGACTCCTCCAAGCGACAGCACAGGTGTTCCACACATAATTGAACACTCGGTTCTTTGTGGTTCAAGAAAGTTCCCTGTAAAGGAACCTTTCGTAGAATTAATAAAGGGCTCCCTTCAGACATTTTTAAATGCAATGACTTATCCTGACAAAACAATGTATCCGGTGGCAAGCAAAAATGAAAAGGACTTTTTTAATCTGATGGATGTTTACCTTGATGCTGTTTTTTATCCTAATATTTATCAATCTCCTGAAATATTGATGCAGGAAGGATGGCACTATGAGCTATTAAATAAAGAGGATGAATTGGTATATAGGGGAGTTGTTTATAACGAAATGAAGGGTGCCTTTTCATCTCCAGAGGCGATACTTTTTAGGAGAATAAGCGAAACACTCTATCCAGATACAACTTACGGAGTAGAGTCGGGAGGAGACCCAGACCATATACCTGAGCTTACATATGAAGAATTTATAGACTTTCACAAAAAATTCTATCATCCATCAAATAGTTATATATATTTATATGGCAATGGAGACGTTGAAAAGGAATTGGAATTTATCGATAACTATTTAAAGGAATTTGAAAGGACTGAAGTATATTCAGAAATTGAAGTTCAACCACCTTTTGAAGAAATAAAAGAAATTGAGATGGAGTATCCTATTGCAAAGGATGATGATGAAAGGGAAAAGACCTTTTTAAGTTTAAACTTTGCTATGGGTGATGCACGTAACGTAGAGGAGTCAACAGCTCTTGAAATTTTAGAACACATTCTTCTTGGAACATTTGCTTCACCTCTGAAAAAAGCTCTTATTGATGCAGGACTTGGGAAAGATGTATTTGGAAGTTATGAAGGAAGCATACTACAGCCAATGTTTAGCATAATTGTAAAGGGCTCAGAAATAGATAAAAAGGAAAAGTTTAAAGAAGTTGTATTTAGTACATTAAAAAATCTTGTTAGGGATGGAATAGACAAGAAACTAATTGAGGCTTCTATTAATAAAAAGGAATTTGAAATGAGGGAGGCGGAGCATGATTCTGCTCCAAAGGGACTTTTATTCGGAATTAAACTTATGAATAGCTGGCTATATGATGGGCATCCAACTGCTTACCTTGAATATGATGTGCCGTTGCAAAACATTAAAAAAGCACTTACAGAAAGATATTTTGAAGATTTAATAGAAAAGTATTTACTAAACAATAAACATGCGTCTGTCCTTATTTTAAAGCCCAAAAAGGGATTGTTAGACGAAAAGGAAAGAACATTAAAGGAAAAATTGCAAGAGATAAAAAAATCAATGACTGATGAAGAAATACAAAAAATAATTGACAATACTAAAAACTTATTAAAAAGGCAAGAGACTCCTGATTCAAAGGAAGCCCTTGAAACTATTCCGCTACTGTCAATAAAGGATATTGATAGAAAAGCTGAAAAATTGCCTATGTCTGAAAAGAACGTTGATGGAGTTAAATATTTGTATCACCCTGTATTTACTAATAAGATTGCTTATACTAATTTTTATTTCGACCTTGATAAAATAGATGTTAATCTGCTGCCATATGTCTCACTGCTTGCTAATTTACTTGGAAAGGTAGATACCGAAAACTATACCTATGAAGAACTAGCAAAAGAGATAGATATAAATATAGGTGGCATAAAAATATATCCACAAATGGTTGAAAGGATAGATAATATTGATGAATTCAAGCCTATCCTTGTTGTAGAATCAAAGTCACTGATGGATAAGTTGCCTAAGATGCTTGAACTTGTTGGAGAGATTATTAATAAATCAAAGTTTGACAACAGTAAAAAGATAAGGGAGATAATTCAGCAGACGAAGTCAAGACTTGAAATGGCAATAATTGAGAAGGGACATACAGTTGCATTAAAGAGATTATCATCTTATATATCAAAAGCAGGGAAAATAAATGAGATTATGACAGGAATTGAATTCTATAAAGTTATCGCAAATATTGAGAAAAATTATGAAAATATGCAGGATGAATTGATTCATAATTTAAACAAGGTAAAGGATGCTATATTTAATATAAACAACTTATTGTTAAGTTTAACATGTGAAGAAAAGGATGAGAATTTATATACTGAAAATATTCACTTTGTCCTAAGTGACCTGAAAAAGGATAATTTGGTCAAAGCAAACTATGATTTGACAGTATCAAAAGACAATGAAGGACTTTTAACTCAAGCAAACGTTCAATATGTTGCGAAAGGGTATAACTATAGGAAATTAGGATATAACTATAATGGTGCAATGCAGGTTTTAAGAACTATAATAAGCCTTGATTATCTATGGAATAAAGTTAGAGTTCAGGGCGGTGCTTATGGATGTTTTATGAATATAGAGAGAAATGGAACTATAAATTTTGCATCCTACAGAGACCCAAATATTAAAGAAACTTTAAGAGCATATGATGATGTTCCTAAATATATTGAAACTATAGAAGTAGACGAAAGGGAAATGACAAAATATATAATTGGAACGATGAGCAAATATGATTATCCATTAAATCCTTTTATGAAGGGCAGAGTTTCAGATGAGCAATATATGAGAGGCATAACATATGATGATATTCAAAGGGAGAGAGAAGAAGTTTTAGATTCGACTCTAGACACAATTAAGGAAGCAAAGGAAATGCTCTCAGAAATGCTAAAACAAGAATATATTTGTGTTCTTGGAAATGAAAATAAAATAAGGGAAAATGAAAATATATTTAATAAATTGGTTAAGGTATTTGAATAA
- the safA gene encoding SafA/ExsA family spore coat assembly protein, translating into MSRKIKLIIFCLLLITSTVFAQETYYTVQPGDSMWKIAQKYQVGISEIISANPEIKNPALIYPGQKIKIPVIETKAIESEVVRLVNIERAKVGLPALKENWQLSRIARYKSQDMINKNYFSHISPTYGSPFQMIESFGIKFSAAGENIAMGQRTPQEVMNAWMNSPGHRSNILNPTYTQIGVGLAKDKAGRCYWTQMFIKPI; encoded by the coding sequence ATGTCTAGAAAAATAAAACTAATAATCTTTTGTTTATTACTAATTACTTCTACAGTTTTTGCTCAGGAAACCTATTATACTGTTCAACCAGGAGACAGCATGTGGAAGATTGCTCAAAAATACCAAGTAGGTATTTCGGAAATAATTTCTGCTAATCCAGAAATTAAAAATCCAGCCCTTATTTATCCGGGGCAAAAGATCAAAATACCGGTAATTGAAACAAAGGCAATAGAAAGCGAAGTTGTTAGGTTAGTTAATATTGAAAGAGCTAAGGTTGGACTTCCGGCATTAAAAGAAAACTGGCAGCTTTCAAGAATAGCGAGGTATAAATCCCAAGATATGATAAATAAAAATTATTTTTCTCATATTTCACCAACCTATGGTTCGCCTTTCCAGATGATTGAATCCTTTGGAATTAAGTTTTCAGCTGCTGGTGAGAATATTGCAATGGGACAAAGAACACCCCAAGAGGTAATGAACGCATGGATGAACTCACCAGGCCATAGAAGCAATATTCTAAATCCAACTTATACTCAAATAGGTGTTGGACTAGCAAAAGACAAAGCTGGTAGATGCTATTGGACACAAATGTTTATTAAGCCTATATAA
- a CDS encoding ABC transporter ATP-binding protein: MFIQLKNVNKKYTNGKNVIFSLNNLNLEVKKGEIVTVLGPSGSGKSTLLNLIGGIDRADNGDIVIENTNLTKISDKELTKYRRDKIGFIFQFYNLIPNLNVYENVEVSTNISKNAISIEKVLKDVDMFDKKEKFPQELSGGEQQRVSIARALAKNPEILLCDEPTGALDYKNAKEILNLLEKINKEYNTTIFIVTHNNAISSMADRIVRLRSGEIVEDKINTAKIPAEGVEW; encoded by the coding sequence ATGTTTATACAGTTAAAAAATGTTAACAAGAAATATACAAACGGTAAAAATGTAATTTTTTCTTTAAACAATTTGAATCTTGAGGTTAAAAAGGGGGAAATAGTAACAGTTCTTGGACCCTCTGGTTCAGGAAAATCTACTCTTCTTAATTTAATTGGCGGAATTGACAGGGCTGATAATGGCGATATTGTAATTGAAAATACCAATTTAACAAAAATAAGCGATAAAGAGCTTACAAAATACAGAAGGGACAAAATAGGTTTCATTTTTCAATTTTATAATTTGATTCCTAATCTAAATGTTTATGAAAATGTTGAAGTCTCTACTAACATAAGCAAAAATGCAATAAGCATTGAAAAGGTTTTAAAAGATGTCGATATGTTTGATAAAAAGGAAAAATTCCCTCAGGAATTAAGCGGTGGAGAGCAACAGAGAGTTTCAATCGCAAGAGCACTTGCTAAAAATCCTGAGATACTGCTTTGCGATGAACCTACTGGAGCACTTGATTATAAAAATGCCAAGGAAATATTAAATTTGCTTGAAAAGATTAATAAGGAATATAATACGACAATTTTTATTGTAACTCATAATAATGCTATAAGCTCTATGGCAGATAGAATTGTAAGGTTAAGAAGCGGCGAAATTGTTGAGGATAAAATAAATACAGCCAAAATTCCTGCTGAAGGAGTTGAATGGTAA
- a CDS encoding ABC transporter permease yields the protein MVMILNKRVFRVLISQKAVYLGSTILVMLSSMLFANLKIAMGNVERNLNLFLEKSKVESVKTIVQKPITNFSELEQKYNVIIESRKQFDYNLDENTTIRVFEKTTKVDIPHIVEGRDINNKYEILLEPNFAKTNNFKIGDTIKILNRNFTIAGYFAMPDYIYPLKSESDLMVNYNIFGTAVISKQAIEEMGVKGLSYYLIRYNDENSSKIKEYLGKNNFVVFWQEIKDNPRFNFVEAKLMGSAKMSSALPSMILLLTSLLVSVVMWRMIKTEFSLIGTLYALGYTKKEILLHYLSFANIIALVGGILGTILGLFLVKPLTEFFTFYFNIPIIENRFDYKYIAGSLFIPYLFIIPAMLFVIFKALRYSPVKLMRGNTEKIKIGLFEKKLKLNKIKFPFKFKIREMARSIPRLLVLVFGITIASMFLLLGFLYKNSFDYLLNQSMAEVFKFNYNYVLRTNETANLYGGEEYNFSVFKVEGKVENFVAFGLRTDSRLINLVDKNGESISKNYTIITRPLANTLKISEGDTITITNKFSNEKFDVKIDKIAEVYTGNNIYMPIAKLNKLMNYKENSFSGIFSENKLNIPEEKIFKLETKDELNEAFKAILNPLKAMLGIVAFVAFFIALIVIYVITGLSIEENKTNISMFKIFGYTNKEINDLILNTATIPVAIGFIIAIPVLLRTMDALLNGFAQNIDFAFPLKLNLVSIILGFVILFLTYEISKFFSKKNIYKIPMSEALKMQRE from the coding sequence ATGGTAATGATTTTAAATAAAAGAGTGTTTAGAGTTTTAATAAGCCAAAAGGCTGTTTATCTGGGTTCTACAATACTTGTAATGTTAAGTTCGATGCTTTTTGCGAATTTAAAAATTGCAATGGGAAATGTAGAAAGAAACTTAAATCTTTTCCTTGAAAAAAGCAAAGTTGAGAGTGTTAAAACAATTGTTCAAAAACCGATAACTAATTTTTCTGAACTCGAACAGAAATATAATGTCATAATAGAATCAAGAAAGCAATTTGACTATAATCTTGATGAAAACACCACAATAAGAGTATTCGAGAAGACTACAAAAGTTGACATTCCTCATATTGTTGAAGGCAGAGATATTAATAATAAATATGAAATTCTATTAGAACCAAATTTTGCAAAAACAAACAACTTTAAGATAGGTGACACAATTAAAATATTGAATAGAAACTTTACAATTGCAGGTTATTTTGCAATGCCTGATTACATTTATCCTCTTAAATCCGAAAGTGATTTAATGGTTAATTACAATATTTTTGGAACAGCAGTTATTTCAAAACAAGCCATTGAAGAAATGGGAGTTAAAGGCCTTAGCTATTATTTAATTAGATATAACGATGAAAATTCAAGTAAAATTAAAGAATACCTTGGCAAGAATAACTTCGTTGTATTTTGGCAGGAAATAAAAGATAACCCAAGGTTTAATTTTGTTGAAGCAAAATTAATGGGTTCAGCAAAAATGTCTTCTGCTCTACCTTCAATGATATTGCTCTTAACTTCCCTTTTAGTATCTGTTGTGATGTGGAGAATGATAAAGACTGAATTTAGTTTGATTGGAACATTATACGCCCTTGGATATACAAAAAAGGAAATACTCCTTCATTATTTATCATTTGCAAATATCATTGCACTTGTTGGGGGTATTTTAGGAACGATTTTAGGATTATTCCTTGTAAAACCTTTAACAGAATTTTTTACATTCTATTTCAACATTCCAATAATTGAAAATAGATTTGATTACAAGTATATTGCTGGTAGTTTGTTTATACCTTATTTGTTTATTATTCCAGCAATGTTATTTGTTATATTTAAAGCTCTAAGGTATTCTCCTGTTAAATTGATGAGGGGCAATACTGAGAAAATAAAAATAGGATTGTTTGAGAAAAAATTAAAGCTTAATAAAATAAAATTCCCATTTAAATTCAAAATAAGGGAGATGGCAAGAAGCATACCTAGACTACTTGTCCTAGTTTTTGGTATTACAATAGCTTCAATGTTCCTGCTACTTGGTTTCCTATACAAAAATTCATTTGACTATTTACTTAATCAGAGTATGGCTGAGGTATTTAAATTCAACTATAATTATGTTTTAAGAACAAATGAAACAGCAAACTTATATGGCGGTGAAGAATATAATTTCTCAGTTTTTAAAGTTGAAGGAAAAGTTGAAAATTTTGTTGCTTTTGGATTAAGAACTGATTCAAGGCTAATAAATCTAGTTGACAAAAATGGAGAAAGTATCTCGAAAAATTATACAATAATTACAAGACCGCTCGCAAATACTCTTAAGATATCTGAAGGTGATACAATAACTATTACAAATAAATTCAGCAATGAAAAGTTTGATGTAAAAATTGATAAAATTGCAGAGGTTTATACCGGTAATAATATTTACATGCCTATTGCAAAACTAAACAAATTAATGAATTATAAAGAAAATTCATTTAGCGGAATTTTTTCAGAGAACAAATTAAATATTCCTGAAGAAAAAATATTCAAATTAGAAACTAAGGATGAACTAAATGAAGCATTTAAAGCTATTTTAAATCCTCTTAAAGCTATGCTGGGCATAGTGGCATTTGTTGCCTTCTTCATCGCTTTAATCGTTATTTATGTAATCACTGGTCTATCTATTGAAGAGAACAAGACAAATATCTCGATGTTTAAAATTTTTGGATATACAAACAAAGAAATAAATGATTTAATTTTGAATACCGCTACAATTCCAGTTGCAATAGGATTTATAATTGCAATACCGGTTCTATTGAGAACAATGGACGCTCTTTTAAATGGTTTTGCCCAAAACATTGATTTTGCATTTCCTTTAAAACTTAATTTAGTATCTATTATTTTAGGATTTGTTATATTGTTTTTAACCTATGAGATATCGAAGTTCTTCTCAAAGAAAAATATATATAAAATACCAATGTCTGAGGCTCTGAAAATGCAAAGGGAGTAG
- a CDS encoding TetR/AcrR family transcriptional regulator — translation MKKFEKLSEEKKQKILQSALIEFSTYGYENASTNRIVERAEISKGALFHYFKSKKGLYLYLIDYVIPLLYDEFYRQANMTITNFFERIKNWQAAKLNIMDKMSLETKFLIKAFTNIPKEVKDDVLTRYAKYTQDGFKMLFENIDFSMFKEDIDKNKAIETIVWTLESYGNKYMKENVDSQGNIVINKEKILSEIEAYLNILKFGIAKPHE, via the coding sequence TTGAAAAAATTCGAAAAACTTTCAGAAGAAAAAAAGCAAAAAATATTACAGTCAGCTTTGATCGAGTTTTCAACTTATGGATATGAAAATGCTTCAACAAATAGGATTGTCGAAAGGGCAGAAATATCAAAGGGTGCTCTATTTCACTATTTTAAAAGCAAAAAAGGATTATATCTATATTTGATAGACTATGTTATTCCACTTCTTTATGATGAGTTTTATAGACAAGCAAACATGACTATTACCAATTTCTTCGAAAGAATAAAAAACTGGCAAGCTGCAAAGTTAAACATTATGGATAAAATGTCCCTTGAAACAAAATTCCTAATTAAAGCGTTTACAAACATTCCAAAGGAAGTTAAAGATGATGTGTTAACAAGGTATGCTAAATATACCCAGGATGGTTTCAAGATGCTTTTTGAAAATATAGATTTTTCTATGTTTAAGGAAGATATAGATAAAAACAAGGCGATTGAAACAATTGTTTGGACATTAGAGAGCTATGGAAACAAATATATGAAGGAAAATGTTGATTCGCAAGGTAATATAGTAATAAATAAAGAAAAGATATTATCCGAAATCGAAGCTTACCTTAATATATTAAAATTTGGAATAGCTAAGCCCCATGAATAA
- the sfsA gene encoding DNA/RNA nuclease SfsA, whose product MGYKIIGEKVKAIFIERINRFEAKVLLNNEEIIVHVPNTGRLRELLVTNVVVYLLKSNSYKRKHQYTLMFVEKNNKLICINSALANRVVEEAIKEGALYLGEGILKREVIFYNSKFDLYIDGNEKAFIEVKCATFEEDGIAKFPDAPTERGRKHIYELIKAAEMGYKAKIIFIAFMDYAIRFEPYWEIDEEFAKVLSAANKKGVEILAYGCNISLEEISIKEKIDIKI is encoded by the coding sequence TTGGGATATAAAATAATTGGAGAGAAGGTTAAAGCAATTTTTATCGAAAGAATTAACAGGTTTGAGGCAAAAGTTTTATTGAATAATGAGGAAATAATTGTTCATGTCCCTAATACAGGGAGACTTAGGGAACTTTTAGTGACTAATGTAGTAGTTTATTTACTAAAAAGTAATAGTTATAAAAGAAAACATCAATACACATTAATGTTTGTTGAAAAAAATAACAAATTGATTTGCATAAATTCAGCATTAGCAAATAGAGTAGTGGAGGAGGCTATTAAAGAAGGTGCATTGTATTTAGGTGAAGGAATTTTAAAAAGAGAAGTTATCTTCTATAATAGTAAATTTGATTTATATATAGACGGAAATGAAAAGGCATTTATAGAAGTTAAATGTGCTACGTTCGAAGAAGATGGAATTGCGAAATTTCCAGATGCGCCTACGGAAAGGGGGAGGAAGCATATTTATGAACTTATAAAGGCTGCTGAAATGGGATATAAAGCTAAGATAATTTTTATAGCATTTATGGATTATGCAATTAGATTTGAGCCTTATTGGGAAATTGATGAAGAATTTGCAAAAGTATTGAGTGCTGCAAATAAAAAAGGCGTAGAAATCTTAGCTTATGGGTGTAATATTAGCTTAGAAGAAATAAGCATTAAAGAGAAAATTGACATAAAAATATGA